The DNA window CTCCCTCGAATGGAACACGACGCCACGCTCGTAAAACCAAATCTCGCGATTACCCTTGGCCAACAACGCTGCGCCGGCGGTCAAGCAAAGCACGCCGACGATAACGCCGCCTATTAACGGACCGGGCTGAGATGACCCTTTCTCTCCGTAAACGGCTAGGTAGAGGGTAAAGCCCAAGAGGATGGCGACAGGGCCGCTGATCAGACACCAGATCGCCACTTTTTTGGCGTTGATACGATCATGCAGGAGCAAACGACCGAACTGGTGCTCCGTGTCTTCACTTTGCGTTATCGTCTTCATCGCCGTCTCCCGTAGATATGTCCCATCTGCGCGTTTTTCCCCAGACGGGGCCCTGTATTGGCAAGGCTAACGCGTGCGAGAAATTGCTTCAACAAGGCTCTTACAATGCTCGCCGTTTCATGGCAGTGACTTAAGTGACAGGAGATGGAGAGCCCGTCCTGCGGTATCACTGCAGGGTTATCCCAGGCGGTTTTGCCCCCTCATTCAAATCATAACTGCGTATGCGAAGAATCTGCGACCAACTGCTAGGCAAAGACCACCTAGCTCGGGCCGTCGATGTCAATGGAAAGCAGATCGTCGCCTACGTCTCCAGAAAGCCATACAAAGTTTCGACGGCAACCGCGAAAGCAAAGGGGCTTCAAGAGATTGCCCGAAGGTCGCGCGTGGCCCTTTTTGCGGGGGTTTTAGATGACCTGCAACTTCGCCCGCGAGGGAGCACCGTTTGGCTGATCGCTATACCGGGCGTCACCGCACCCCAACTGGCGGACATTGTCGGGGTCGGCGTCTCTTCCGAAGAAGGTGTCAATTCACCCGACGCCATTCGACACATCATAGAGCTCTATCCCGACGGGCCCATGGCGAGAATGGTGAAGTCGGGATTGCTTACAATAGAGCAGCTCGCAGATCCCCAGCCGGACGGTCAGCGACAGCAGATGCGTAATCTGTTTCGGGGGATCCACAAGCGGGCTCCGTTTGAGATCATTTACGCCGATCGCAAGGGATGCCTCGTATGTTTTCTTGACAAAGTTTCAGCACGCGCCGCCAAGTGGATCGAACGGCAAGTCAATGAGGTGAACCCCGAGGCCGACGATGTTACGGAGTTCGGTTCGGTGAGTAGGGACATTTCACGAAAGGGTGAGCTGCGACTCTGGTGGGATTGAGTGGTCGGCGGATGTCGCGGCGTAACGCGACAGTCAACCGCTACATCCGCCGTTGCACGCCTCAAGCCCCGCCCCGTATCCTTTCACCATGCTCACCCGCCGCACCTTCCTCAAAGCGTCCGGACTTGCCCTCGGTGCCGCCACTTTGCCGCTGCGCGCCGTCACCCCCAAGCTGCAGAAGACCGTCCTGCTGCAATGCGGCTGGGCGACCAAGAACATCGGCGACATCGGGCATACCCCCGGCACGCTGCGCTTTCTCGAACAGCACATTCCCCAGGCAAAACTGATCCTCTGGGCCGCCAACACCAACAAGGCGGTCGATGAGATGCTGATGAAGCGCTTCCCCAAGCTGGAGATCGTCAAAGGGTCGATCGCCGGCAAGGACGGCGTGGTCGCCGATGCCATCAAGCGGTCCGACTTCTTCTTGCGCGGGCCGGGGATGGGCCAGAGCACCGATTTCATGATCCACTGCGGCAAGACCGGCAAGCCGTGGGGCCTTCAGGGCCAGTCCTACTTCCCCGACATGGTCACCGGTCCCGGCGGGGCGGAGCGCATCGCGCTGCTCAACCAGGCCGCGTTCATCTACTGCCGCGACTCCAAGACCCTCAAGATGCTTCAGGAGGTTGGCGTCAAACCGCCGGTGCTCGAGTGGGGCCCCGACGGCTGCTTCGGCATCGACGTCCGCGACGAAGACCGCGCGCTCGCCCGGATGAAGAAGCACGGCTTGGAACCCAAAAAGTTCATCACGATCCAGCTCCGCACGCATTCCCCTTCCATCCCCGGCGTGGACGACAACCGACCGCAGAAGCTCAACCCACTCCACCCCACGCCGCAGAACATCGCCGACGACACGCGGCGAGCGAAGGTCTACCAGGACCTGATCGCGATGTGGGTGAAGCAGACCGGCTGGAAGGTGGTCATCGCGCCGGAGGTGAACAAGGAGATGGAGTACAACAAGAAGTTCATCTACGACCCGCTGCCCGACGACCTGAAGAAGCACGTGGTCAACTTCGACGAGTTCTGGAACGCCGACGAGGCCTGCTCGTTCTACGCCCGCGCGCACACCGTCATCTGCCACGAGCCGCACACGCCGATCATGGCGCTGGCGGTCGGCACGCCGATGATGCACACGTTCTCCGAGTTCCACTCGCCCAAGTGCTGGATGTTCAAGGACATCGGCCTGGCGGACTGGGCCCCCGAGTTCGACGCCACGCCGGCCGAGAAGATGTTCGAAATCCTCATGGGCATCCACAAGGATTACCCCGCCGCCGAGGCGAAGGTGAAGAAGGCGATGGCGTTCGTCGAGGCGCGGGCGGCGGCGCAGATGGGTGTACTCAAGGGCGTCATCGGGGCCTGAAACAACGGCACGTCGCCGACCTCCAACCGCGCCGGGCAGATCGCCGAAAGTCCGCAGTCTTCGGCGCTATCGCGCCGGGATTCCCTTCTTGGGCGTCTTGTCGCCGCCGTTGGGAATATAGAACAGGCGCTGCTCGGTCAGCGGCTGCTTGAGCAGTTGCCACACAACGCCTGCCACCGGCTTGACGCGGGGGGCAAACTCGGGATTGACGGCATCGGCCAGGACCTGCGACATGAGCCACTCCCCGGCCTCGGCCAGCTCGTCGGTGTTCACCACTTTCGGCAGATAGGTGCCGTTCGGCACCGCACGGGGTTCGGGCATGGTCCCGACGCCGCGCGCCGCGGCACGGATCGGCAGCGGCGACTTGTGCAGCAGGTAGAACCACCGCGAGCTTCCGTTCGCGATGGTGGCAAGCTTGTCGAACGCCGACAGGTCCGGGGCCTCGTGGCCGGTGCGGGTCTTGATCGCGTACAGGCGGAAGCCGCGGTCCGCCGCCATCTTCACGAGC is part of the Humisphaera borealis genome and encodes:
- a CDS encoding polysaccharide pyruvyl transferase family protein is translated as MLTRRTFLKASGLALGAATLPLRAVTPKLQKTVLLQCGWATKNIGDIGHTPGTLRFLEQHIPQAKLILWAANTNKAVDEMLMKRFPKLEIVKGSIAGKDGVVADAIKRSDFFLRGPGMGQSTDFMIHCGKTGKPWGLQGQSYFPDMVTGPGGAERIALLNQAAFIYCRDSKTLKMLQEVGVKPPVLEWGPDGCFGIDVRDEDRALARMKKHGLEPKKFITIQLRTHSPSIPGVDDNRPQKLNPLHPTPQNIADDTRRAKVYQDLIAMWVKQTGWKVVIAPEVNKEMEYNKKFIYDPLPDDLKKHVVNFDEFWNADEACSFYARAHTVICHEPHTPIMALAVGTPMMHTFSEFHSPKCWMFKDIGLADWAPEFDATPAEKMFEILMGIHKDYPAAEAKVKKAMAFVEARAAAQMGVLKGVIGA